Proteins from one Syngnathus scovelli strain Florida chromosome 9, RoL_Ssco_1.2, whole genome shotgun sequence genomic window:
- the LOC125975202 gene encoding uncharacterized protein isoform X7 — protein sequence MGGLFTSFYGDELFLNLRDRLQCLTSEVSYALLIMRLTCIAVFRDHQGRYGFFDPHSRGRDGLHADNGTAVMMLFTCLSDLIDKLTEVYTSLRCFGNEPYELVPICFEPVEVPVSNHEMAPCTQLPPVMNIDDAAASKPVAEIVSCVETSETTPCSGERHYQEFIDNDSEVVFPTTGQQRAIRGNVVCVPSEVQETVNVLPRLRSKSQMLRVKLKRRLCYKGHQFFQTVTWSKLMSALMKLKQVHPQYRNITIRDDADLCDPTLTDDESSSDEAEMSDSEYNEEALEEIYRFESDALCGMNSDSQDNNSGNKQQQENAEDGDQPNGGVILESCLQPNDVSEEIMSFTEGIYCVAPAERNNPVSFFKTPKLEAMSFPVQFPTGQNTLDEERAIKLTPSKYFKTRLCCVDERFARDTNYLFFAQFVTEIYQATSSMTIQLRKGKPFTRDGRRINNAMLQDKREVEKLVRSKDAVRFMTPLRGTPAYWERTTKDLFAMIRQLGTPTFFCTFSAAEMRWEEVITAIKAQQGEVVNFAQLDWATKCEILRSNPVTTMRMFDKRVEALFRDLILSPAQPIGKVVDYFYRLEFQHRGSPHIHCLIWVQGAPVFEEASDGAICHFVSRYISAELPDPQKEPELYKKVTEVQMHSKSHSKTCVKHQGANCRFGFPKQPCDETMIIRPAPVDDDNRDQHKENRLASNAKLVPVLSLLNEPETSSLTLPQLLAKCKLTTDEYMNCLHMTASSSSVVLKREPKDCWVNNYNRHLLLAWDGNLDIQYILNAYSCIAYICSYISKAEHGLSQYLKSVIENSRSANVNESDEMKQIMQAYSKKREVSAQECVARACGLHMKQSSRSVVFVQTSDNALKMSYPLSLLEGKTQESHEVWMTGLPDKYKCRPQTEEFEVMCLADFASTCRIVYGKQVKGKNVLPLLNDMGFVQKRTEKPAVIKYCKYSEQKNPEEYYCALLKLYLPHRADCQLKSERCPAYQLFHDHACVQLPYNDSVERVCEIVKRNRERYEKHSRDIDNAIQEVEDSGLVINEWCHLAPESELQRLESVEEINAREDPNDNVEENVPDYNVRSETTQMSIVTEAAAIDPAVLRDMYRNLNQKQASVFYKVRDWCIKRVCSSKPIEQFFYHINGGAGTGKSHLIKCIHAEATKILQRLPRLAEEADISKQTVVLAAFTGTAAFNISGTTLHCLLKLPRSLKPPYHGLGNKLDEVRAELSIAEILIIDEISMVSKDLFAYVNARLKQIKGINLPFGGMSVLAVGDFFQLPPVRQSKPLCVYDPTRLDHWRDNFKKITLTTIMRQKDDVAFAELLNRLRVKEKSDELSELDRALLATRYTSPEMCPKHILHVFATNKQVDGHNSAMLNLLHKDIVQIDADDYKKDKGSGRMARQASPVQGAKNELPDSIKVASGARVMITRNIDVQAGLCNGMFAKVVKLVNYPNEARVQKLGLELDHVSKTARAANPVYIDRQEEKLKKAGVVRRQFPIKLAFACTIHKVQGMTTSEAAVSLKGVFEHGMGYVALSRVTSLSGLHILHMDERKLHANPEITAALAEMAEDSLENVMPLLHVMPSVDRANHLVVIHHNTEGLSCHVQDVVSHHELLFADVLCFTETHLQGSVADGCACLEGFTMFHRNRSDSYTNCPDLATKRGGGVGICVKSHIAAQEKKYIQGVTDIEFVVVKLEGPLNVLIAAVYRPPGNSLRTFLPSLGNLLRYLEVMDHHQILVCGDFNEDMLSASFKPILDLFRSKGYTQLITTATTDKNTLLDLIFVSRPQCALYSGVLQTYYSYHNPVFCVLTTERYRANIQQLSQSCFLCFDQ from the exons ATGGGTGGTTTGTTCACCTCTTTCTACGGAGATGAGCTGTTTCTGAACCTTCGTGACAGACTCCAGTGCTTGACCTCAGAGGTCAGTTATGCGCTTCTGATTATGCGGTTAACGTGTATTGCTGTTTTCCGAGACCACCAAGGCAGGTATGGATTTTTTGATCCCCACTCTAGAGGACGAGATGGCCTCCATGCTGACAATGGCACAGCGGTCATGATGCTCTTCACATGTTTGTCCGACCTGATCGATAAGTTGACGGAGGTTTATACAAGCTTGAGATGCTTTGGTAATGAGCCTTATGAGCTTGTACCGATTTGCTTTGAACCTGTTGAAGTTCCCGTAAGTAACCATGAGATGGCGCCATGTACACAGTTACCTCCCGTGATGAACATCGATGACGCTGCCGCAAGCAAACCTGTTGCTGAGATTGTCTCATGTGTTGAGACGAGCGAGACTACACCGTGTTCAGGTGAACGTCACTACCAAGAATTTATCGATAACGACAGTGAAGTGGTTTTCCCAACAACAG GTCAACAACGAGCCATTCGTGGAAATGTGGTGTGCGTGCCATCAGAAGTACAAGAGACGGTCAATGTCTTGCCGAGACTAAGAAGTAAGTCACAGATGTTGAGAGTGAAACTGAAGAGACGGCTTTGCTACAAAGGTCATCAGTTTTTTCAAACTGTCACTTGGTCCAAGCTAATGAGTGCTCTGATGAAACTGAAACAAGTTCATCCACAGTACAGAAACATAACTATTCGCGACGATGCGGACCTTTGCGACCCAACCCTCACTGATGATGAGAGCAGCTCCGATGAAGCGGAAATGAGCGACAGTGAATACAATGAGGAAGCTCTGGAGGAGATATACAGATTTGAGAGTGATGCTCTGTGTGGGATGAACAGTGACTCACAAGATAACAACAGTGGTAACAAACAGCAACAAGAAAATGCGGAAGACGGTGATCAACCAAATGGTGGAGTGATACTTGAATCATGTCTCCAACCAAATGATGTGTCAGAGGAAATTATGAGTTTTACAGAGGGCATTTACTGTGTTGCTCCCGCAGAAAGAAACAACCCAGTAAGCTTTTTCAAGACTCCCAAACTTGAGGCCATGTCTTTTCCAGTGCAGTTTCCCACTGGTCAAAACACCCTTGATGAAGAGAGAGCAATAAAACTCACACCaagcaaatatttcaaaacGCGTCTGTGTTGTGTGGATGAACGTTTTGCTCGAGATACAAACTACTTGTTCTTTGCCCAGTTTGTGACTGAAATTTACCAGGCAACGTCGAGCATGACAATACAGCTACGCAAAGGTAAGCCTTTTACCAGGGATGGTCGAAGGATAAACAATGCCATGCTTCAGGACAAACGTGAAGTTGAGAAATTGGTGCGCAGCAAAGATGCTGTCCGGTTCATGACACCACTGAGAGGTACGCCAGCCTATTGGGAGAGAACCACCAAAGATCTTTTTGCAATGATCCGACAGCTGGGCACACCCACATTCTTTTGCACATTTTCTGCTGCCGAAATGCGTTGGGAAGAGGTCATCACTGCCATCAAAGCACAACAAGGTGAAGTAGTGAATTTCGCTCAACTTGACTGGGCAACCAAGTGTGAGATTCTACGCAGCAATCCTGTGACAACGATGCGCATGTTTGACAAACGTGTGGAAGCTCTGTTCAGAGATTTGATCCTCTCTCCGGCGCAACCGATTGGTAAGGTCGTCGACTACTTTTACCGATTAGAGTTTCAACACAGAGGAAGTCCTCACATTCATTGCCTCATATGGGTTCAAGGTGCCCCTGTATTTGAGGAAGCCTCAGATGGAGCCATCTGTCATTTTGTGTCTCGCTACATCTCGGCTGAGCTGCCGGACCCACAGAAGGAACCGGAATTGTACAAAAAGGTCACAGAGGttcagatgcacagcaaaagtcACTCCAAAACGTGTGTCAAACACCAAGGTGCAAATTGCCGCTTTGGATTCCCCAAACAACCGTGCGATGAAACAATGATCATCAGACCTGCGCCCGTCGACGACGACAATCGAGATCAACACAAGGAGAATCGGTTGGCGTCAAATGCCAAGCTTGTTCCCGTGCTAAGTCTGCTGAATGAGCCTGAAACGTCATCCCTGACTTTGCCTCAGCTACTAGCGAAATGTAAGCTCACCACTGACGAGTACATGAACTGTTTGCACATGACGGCCTCGTCGAGTTCTGTTGTGCTTAAGCGAGAACCAAAAGACTGCTGGGTCAACAACTACAACCGCCATTTGCTTCTTGCCTGGGATGGAAACCTGGACATCCAATACATCCTGAATGCCTACTCTTGCATCGCATACATCTGCAGCTACATCAGCAAAGCTGAACACGGTTTGAGCCAATACCTGAAATCGGTTATCGAAAACTCCCGCAGCGCAAATGTCAATGAGAGCGATGAAATGAAGCAAATTATGCAAGCGTACTCCAAGAAAAGAGAAGTGAGTGCTCAGGAATGTGTCGCACGTGCATGCGGCTTGCATATGAAACAGTCCTCCCGCAGTGTGGTATTTGTACAAACGAGTGACAATGCGCTGAAAATGAGTTATCCTCTCTCACTCCTTGAGGGCAAAACGCAGGAATCTCATGAAGTGTGGATGACTGGCCTGCCGGACAAATACAAATGCAGACCTCAAACAGAGGAATTTGAAGTAATGTGCTTGGCTGATTTTGCATCAACGTGCAGAATTGTTTATGGCAAACAAGTCAAAGGTAAGAATGTTTTGCCTCTGCTGAACGACATGGGGTTTGTCCAGAAAAGAACAGAAAAACCTGCGGTCATCAAATACTGCAAATACTCAGAACAAAAGAATCCGGAGGAATATTACTGCGCCTTGCTCAAGCTGTACCTGCCTCATCGTGCTGATTGCCAGTTAAAATCTGAACGCTGTCCCGCATATCAGTTGTTTCATGATCACGCCTGTGTACAGTTACCATATAACGACTCTGTGGAGCGTGTGTGCGAAATTGTCAAAAGGAACAGAGAAAGGTATGAGAAACACAGTCGAGACATTGACAATGCCATCCAAGAGGTGGAGGACAGTGGGCTCGTCATAAACGAATGGTGCCACCTGGCTCCCGAGAGTGAGTTGCAAAGACTCGAAAGCGTTGAGGAAATCAACGCAAGAGAGGACCCAAATGACAACGTGGAGGAAAATGTCCCGGACTATAACGTCAGGTCCGAAACAACACAAATGTCCATCGTGACAGAGGCTGCTGCCATCGATCCCGCAGTGTTACGCGACATGTATCGTAACCTGAACCAAAAGCAAGCGTCTGTCTTCTACAAGGTCAGAGATTGGTGCATAAAACGTGTGTGTAGCTCAAAGCCAATTGAGCAGTTCTTCTACCACATCAACGGTGGCGCCGGGACCGGCAAATCGCATCTGATCAAATGTATCCACGCAGAGGCTACCAAAATACTGCAGAGACTACCACGACTGGCTGAGGAGGCCGACATTTCCAAGCAAACGGTTGTTCTCGCAGCTTTCACTGGCACGGCGGCATTCAACATTTCTGGGACAACTTTGCATTGTCTACTCAAACTGCCGAGAAGTCTCAAACCCCCGTACCACGGCCTGGGCAATAAACTGGACGAAGTCAGAGCCGAGCTGTCGATCGCCGAAATACTCATCATCGATGAGATTTCCATGGTGTCAAAAGACCTCTTTGCCTACGTGAATGCCAGGTTGAAACAAATCAAAGGCATCAATTTACCTTTTGGTGGCATGTCTGTTCTTGCTGTTGGAGATTTCTTTCAGCTCCCTCCCGTGAGACAGTCCAAACCTCTATGCGTGTACGATCCCACTCGGCTGGACCACTGGCGTGACAACTTCAAAAAGATCACGCTCACCACCATCATGAGGCAGAAAGATGATGTTGCCTTTGCTGAACTGCTGAACCGACTCCGGGTCAAAGAAAAGTCTGATGAACTGTCGGAACTGGACAGAGCTCTCCTTGCGACGAGGTACACTTCCCCAGAAATGTGTCCAAAGCATATTCTGCATGTTTTTGCCACCAATAAACAGGTGGATGGCCATAACTCCGCCATGCTGAATCTGCTTCATAAGGACATTGTGCAAATTGACGCAGATGACTACAAGAAAGACAAAGGAAGTGGCAGAATGGCAAGGCAAGCTTCCCCTGTGCAAGGCGCTAAGAATGAGCTCCCGGACTCAATCAAAGTTGCCTCCGGTGCTCGTGTTATGATCACACGCAATATTGATGTTCAAGCAGGTCTGTGCAATGGAATGTTTGCAAAAGTTGTCAAATTGGTGAACTATCCAAATGAAGCACGTGTCCAGAAACTTGGGTTGGAACTTGATCATGTGAGTAAGACAGCACGGGCTGCTAACCCTGTGTACATTGACAGACAGGAGGAGAAGCTGAAGAAGGCTGGAGTGGTGCGCCGACAGTTTCCCATTAAGCTTGCTTTTGCCTGCACGATCCATAAGGTACAAGGCATGACAACATCAGAGGCTGCAGTTTCGCTGAAAGGTGTTTTCGAACACGGCATGGGGTACGTAGCTCTGAGTAGAGTGACTTCGCTCAGTGGTCTGCATATTCTGCATATGGATGAGAGAAAACTTCATGCAAATCCAGAAATCACTGCTGCTCTTGCTGAGATGGCAGAGGATTCTTTGGAGAACGTAATGCCCCTCCTTCACGTGATGCCGTCGGTAGATCGGGCAAATCACCTGGTTGTCATCCATCATAACACCGAAGGGCTGTCTTGTCACGTGCAAGATGTCGTGTCTCATCACGAACTGCTTTTTGCTGATGTTTTGTGCTTCACAGAGACACACCTCCAAGGATCAGTGGCCGATGGATGTGCTTGCTTGGAAGGCTTCACAATGTTTCACAGGAACCGAAGTGATTCTTACACAAACTGTCCTGACTTAGCAACAAAACGTGGTGGTGGCGTAGGTATTTGTGTCAAAAGTCACATCGCAGCCCAGGAAAAGAAATACATTCAGGGTGTGACCGACATTGAATTTGTTGTGGTGAAACTTGAAGGTCCCCTCAATGTGTTGATCGCTGCCGTTTACAGGCCTCCAGGCAACAGTCTGCGCACTTTTCTGCCAAGCTTGGGAAATCTGTTGCGGTACCTTGAAGTAATGGACCATCATCAGATCTTGGTATGTGGAGATTTTAATGAAGATATGCTATCTGCCTCATTCAAGCCCATTCTTGATTTGTTTCGCTCAAAAGGTTACACGCAACTCATAACCACTGCTACCACTGACAAAAACACATTGCTTGACCTCATTTTTGTCTCTCGACCTCAGTGTGCTCTTTATTCAGGTGTCCTGCAAACGTACTACAGCTATCACAATCCTGTTTTCTGTGTTTTGACCACTGAAAG GTATCGTGCAAACATACAGCAGCTATCACAATCGTGTTTTCTGTGTTTTGACCAGTGA